A DNA window from Ensifer sp. WSM1721 contains the following coding sequences:
- a CDS encoding carbohydrate ABC transporter permease, which translates to MTTAGLTSTPHRRRLRRQTGWRGLLYIAPAMALVSLFFVLPVLFTVWMSLHKWPLLGAPAWIGLGNYTRMFTDARFFNALGFTAHYTLVVTIAIFAVAFPLAIFVEKQRPLVSAYRTIIFLPVVVGLASASLLWVWLANVDSGLFSPLFQMFGLTSGRINLLAKFDTAFLTIIVMVVWKIAGFTMIILLTGLQAIPTELTEAARIDGAGRWQRFRHLTLPLMRRTMALALILSVTGSILAFDQFYIMTSGGPQNKMISVVYYIFNQSFVSFNLGYGAALSIALLLILVTLSVVQLWLLKVGDERP; encoded by the coding sequence ATGACGACGGCAGGCCTCACATCGACCCCGCACCGGCGCCGCTTGAGACGGCAGACCGGATGGCGCGGACTGCTCTATATCGCGCCGGCCATGGCGCTCGTCAGCCTCTTCTTCGTGCTGCCCGTGCTTTTCACGGTATGGATGAGCCTGCACAAATGGCCGTTGCTCGGCGCACCGGCCTGGATCGGCCTCGGCAATTACACACGCATGTTCACCGATGCGCGGTTCTTCAACGCTCTCGGCTTCACCGCGCATTATACGCTCGTCGTCACCATCGCCATTTTCGCGGTCGCCTTTCCGCTTGCGATCTTCGTCGAGAAGCAAAGGCCGCTCGTCTCAGCCTATCGCACCATCATCTTCCTGCCGGTCGTGGTGGGGCTCGCTTCCGCCTCGCTGCTCTGGGTCTGGCTTGCGAATGTCGACAGCGGACTCTTTTCACCGCTCTTTCAGATGTTCGGCCTGACCTCAGGTCGGATCAACCTGCTCGCAAAGTTCGACACCGCGTTTCTGACGATCATCGTCATGGTGGTGTGGAAGATCGCCGGCTTCACCATGATCATCCTCTTGACCGGCCTGCAGGCGATCCCGACTGAACTGACCGAGGCGGCCCGCATCGACGGCGCCGGTCGCTGGCAGCGCTTTCGGCACCTGACGCTGCCCTTGATGCGCCGGACCATGGCACTCGCGCTCATCCTCTCGGTGACCGGTTCTATCCTCGCCTTCGATCAGTTCTACATCATGACCAGCGGTGGACCGCAGAACAAGATGATCTCGGTCGTCTACTACATCTTCAATCAGTCCTTCGTGTCCTTCAATCTCGGCTATGGCGCGGCACTGTCGATCGCGCTTCTTCTGATCCTGGTCACGCTCAGCGTCGTCCAGCTCTGGCTGCTCAAGGTGGGGGATGAACGCCCATGA
- a CDS encoding carbohydrate ABC transporter permease, with the protein MRTRREIRARKALWDRITYHGIGIGTAFFFLAPFAVTLLASFRPNSESGSPPLPPWPSSGVSFDAYRALDAFGAGIWQHMFNSLVVSIGTVVLTVAVSVLAGYGFSRYRFPFKNVLFVLIIATLMIPFQSILTPLFIILARLGLNNSLVGLMLVYVTLQLPFSVFMMRNAFDAVPKEIEEAARIDGARDLKLLVRVLLPLVMPGIATVSIFAFLNAWNEFFAALVLLSSNDNYTLPVLMTAVRAGRLGAINWGAVQAGVAVMVVPCLFVFLLLQRYYMRGLMAGAVK; encoded by the coding sequence ATGAGGACGCGCCGCGAGATCCGCGCCCGCAAGGCGCTTTGGGACAGAATCACCTATCACGGCATCGGCATAGGCACGGCCTTCTTCTTCCTGGCGCCTTTTGCCGTCACCTTGCTCGCCTCCTTCCGGCCGAACAGCGAATCCGGCTCGCCGCCGCTGCCGCCATGGCCGAGCTCCGGGGTAAGCTTCGATGCCTATCGCGCACTCGATGCCTTCGGTGCGGGCATCTGGCAGCATATGTTCAATTCGCTTGTCGTCTCGATCGGGACGGTCGTCCTGACGGTCGCCGTCAGCGTGCTCGCCGGCTACGGCTTCTCGCGCTATCGCTTCCCGTTCAAGAATGTGCTCTTCGTGCTGATCATCGCCACGCTGATGATCCCGTTCCAGTCGATCCTGACGCCGCTCTTCATCATCCTGGCGCGGCTGGGCCTCAACAACTCGCTCGTCGGGCTGATGCTCGTCTATGTGACGCTGCAGCTTCCCTTCTCCGTTTTCATGATGCGCAATGCCTTCGATGCCGTGCCGAAGGAGATCGAGGAAGCGGCGCGCATCGACGGCGCGCGCGACCTGAAACTGCTCGTCCGGGTGCTGCTGCCGCTCGTCATGCCAGGCATCGCGACCGTGTCGATCTTCGCCTTCCTCAATGCCTGGAACGAGTTCTTCGCCGCTCTCGTCCTGCTGTCGAGCAACGACAACTACACGCTTCCCGTTTTGATGACCGCCGTGCGCGCCGGCCGGCTCGGCGCGATCAACTGGGGCGCGGTGCAGGCGGGAGTCGCGGTGATGGTCGTGCCCTGCCTCTTCGTCTTCCTTCTCCTGCAACGCTATTACATGCGCGGGCTGATGGCCGGCGCGGTGAAATGA
- a CDS encoding L,D-transpeptidase yields MGWTRRDIVLGGLASFGTVAVQKTTLAAASSYFSGTAVDNGVTFRSTNFAKIDKKWRRQVVKYFSSEPIGTVVVDTRHHFLYLIMENKTAIRYGVGVGREGFKWYGRATIDRKSLWPRWTPPPEMRERHPELPESVEGGSPKNPLGPRAMYLLRDGVDTGYRLHGTLEPGSIGKDASSGCIRMFNEDAIDLYQRCPIGTAVQVLPHIADQAESAAEVSQATPVE; encoded by the coding sequence ATGGGGTGGACGCGCAGGGATATTGTGCTTGGTGGTTTAGCGTCATTTGGCACCGTGGCGGTCCAGAAAACCACACTCGCAGCGGCGTCTTCCTATTTTTCCGGCACCGCCGTCGACAATGGCGTGACGTTCCGAAGCACCAACTTTGCCAAGATCGACAAGAAGTGGCGCCGCCAGGTTGTCAAATATTTCAGCAGCGAGCCGATTGGCACCGTCGTTGTCGACACCAGGCACCATTTTCTCTACCTGATCATGGAGAACAAGACTGCCATCCGCTATGGCGTCGGTGTCGGCCGCGAGGGCTTCAAATGGTATGGCCGCGCCACGATCGACCGGAAATCGCTGTGGCCACGCTGGACGCCACCGCCGGAGATGCGCGAGCGCCACCCCGAACTGCCCGAATCGGTCGAGGGAGGTTCGCCAAAGAACCCCCTTGGCCCGCGCGCCATGTACCTGCTTCGCGATGGTGTCGATACCGGCTATCGCTTGCACGGTACGCTGGAGCCGGGCAGCATCGGTAAGGACGCCTCCAGCGGTTGCATCCGCATGTTCAATGAAGATGCAATCGATCTTTATCAGCGTTGTCCCATCGGCACCGCGGTGCAAGTACTGCCGCACATTGCCGATCAGGCTGAAAGTGCCGCTGAGGTCAGCCAAGCAACCCCGGTCGAATGA
- a CDS encoding sugar ABC transporter substrate-binding protein → MLKKLMAATALISAGMISTASAETITMWVRSGIGDSFKEVVKAYNAGHENKVELTEVPFAELVQKYATAIAGGQAPDALSLDLIYTPAFAAAGQLEDLTDWAKSLPYFNSLSPSHVKLGTYQDKIYGLPLSVETSIFAWNKDLYKKAGLDPEKAPKTWEEITANAEKIRALGGDIYGFYFSGGGCGGCMIFTFTPLVWGAGADILSSDSKTATLDTPEMRKAVDIYRNMVKKDLVPAGAASDNGVNFLSFTNGKIGQQSIGAFAIGTLVTQHPEINFGVTLIPGVDGKPSSFAGGDNFVVTKGTPKLAEVKEFLEYTYSMDGQKIMAKYGSLPTRGDIANEVLEGLDPRLKVGIDAIAVAKTPYTLQFNDLINSANGPWATFTNAAIYGDDVDGAFSNAQAEMQSIIDAGQ, encoded by the coding sequence ATGTTGAAGAAGCTAATGGCTGCGACGGCTCTCATATCGGCCGGCATGATCTCGACCGCGTCGGCCGAGACGATCACCATGTGGGTGCGCTCCGGCATCGGCGACTCCTTCAAAGAAGTGGTGAAGGCCTACAATGCCGGCCACGAGAACAAGGTCGAGCTGACTGAAGTGCCCTTCGCCGAGCTCGTGCAGAAATATGCGACAGCGATTGCCGGCGGCCAGGCGCCGGATGCCCTGTCGCTCGATCTCATCTACACGCCGGCTTTCGCAGCCGCCGGGCAGCTCGAGGACCTCACCGACTGGGCGAAATCGCTCCCCTATTTCAATTCGCTCTCGCCGTCGCATGTGAAGCTCGGCACCTATCAGGACAAGATCTACGGCCTGCCGCTTTCCGTCGAGACCTCGATCTTCGCCTGGAACAAGGACCTCTATAAAAAGGCCGGTCTCGATCCGGAGAAGGCGCCGAAGACCTGGGAGGAGATCACGGCCAATGCCGAGAAGATCCGAGCGCTCGGCGGCGATATCTACGGCTTCTATTTCTCCGGCGGCGGCTGCGGCGGCTGCATGATCTTCACTTTCACGCCCCTCGTCTGGGGCGCCGGCGCCGATATCCTCTCGTCCGACAGCAAGACCGCGACGCTCGACACGCCCGAGATGCGCAAGGCCGTCGATATCTATCGAAACATGGTCAAGAAGGACCTGGTGCCGGCGGGTGCCGCGAGCGACAACGGGGTGAATTTCCTGAGCTTCACCAACGGCAAGATCGGCCAGCAGAGCATCGGCGCCTTTGCCATCGGCACGCTGGTGACCCAGCATCCCGAAATCAATTTCGGCGTGACGCTGATCCCGGGCGTCGACGGCAAGCCCTCATCCTTTGCCGGCGGCGACAATTTCGTCGTCACCAAGGGCACGCCGAAACTAGCGGAGGTCAAGGAGTTTCTCGAATATACCTATTCGATGGACGGCCAGAAGATCATGGCGAAATACGGCAGCCTGCCGACGCGCGGCGATATCGCCAATGAGGTGCTCGAAGGTCTCGACCCGCGCCTCAAGGTCGGCATCGACGCGATCGCCGTCGCCAAGACCCCCTACACGCTGCAGTTCAACGACCTGATCAACAGCGCCAACGGCCCGTGGGCGACCTTCACCAATGCTGCGATCTATGGCGATGATGTGGATGGTGCCTTCTCCAATGCGCAAGCGGAGATGCAGTCGATCATCGATGCTGGGCAGTAA
- a CDS encoding glycoside hydrolase family 127 protein gives MTKTRKDRQFRPVAVPDVELGGFWGKWQDAVCQSTAETLLDRCVEAGMLKAIDISQPSPGIVIPIQPWGGTTQMFWDSDLGKSIETIAYSLYRRPNPELEARADRIIDMYEKLQDKDGYLNAWFQRVQPERRWTNLRDHHELYCAGHLIEAAVAYYQATGKRKLLDIMCRYADYMITVFGHGEGQIPGYCGHEEIELALVKLARVTGEKKYLDLSKFFIDERGTEPHFFTEEAKRDGRDPENFIQKTYEYGQAHQPVREQKKVVGHAVRATYLYSGMADIATEYNDDSLTAALETLWDDLTAKQMYITGGIGPSASNEGFTDYYDLPNDTAYAETCASVGLVFWANRMLGRGPDRRYADIMEQALYNGALPGLSIDGRTFFYDNPLESSGKHHRWKWHHCPCCPPNIARLVTSIGSYMYAVAEDEIAVHLYGESAARLQLANGAKVELRQTTNYPWEGAIAFTAKLERAAKFALSLRIPEWAEDAALSINGTTVDLSGLVSDGYARIEREWADGDRVELDLPLELRPQYANPKVRQNAGRVALMRGPLVYCVEATDNGEDLNAIVLPRELPAAETAVLKELNDAVAIDVAVEREETENWGKTLYRKEPAKRRPAKARFVPYHLWDNRAPGEMLVWVQSDK, from the coding sequence ATGACCAAGACCAGAAAAGATCGCCAGTTCCGCCCCGTTGCCGTTCCCGACGTCGAACTCGGCGGCTTCTGGGGCAAGTGGCAGGATGCCGTCTGCCAATCCACCGCCGAAACCTTGCTCGACCGCTGCGTCGAAGCGGGTATGCTGAAGGCGATCGACATCAGCCAGCCGAGCCCTGGCATCGTCATTCCCATCCAGCCCTGGGGCGGCACGACGCAGATGTTCTGGGACTCCGATCTCGGCAAGTCGATCGAGACGATCGCCTATTCGCTCTACCGCCGCCCCAATCCGGAACTCGAGGCGCGCGCCGACCGGATCATCGACATGTATGAGAAGCTGCAGGACAAGGACGGTTATTTGAACGCCTGGTTCCAGCGCGTGCAGCCGGAGCGTCGCTGGACGAACCTGCGCGACCACCACGAACTCTATTGCGCCGGCCACCTGATCGAGGCCGCGGTTGCCTATTACCAGGCAACCGGCAAGCGCAAGCTGCTCGACATCATGTGCCGCTACGCCGACTACATGATCACCGTCTTCGGCCATGGCGAGGGCCAAATCCCGGGCTATTGCGGCCATGAGGAGATCGAACTCGCGCTCGTCAAGCTCGCCCGCGTCACCGGCGAGAAGAAGTATCTCGACCTCTCGAAATTCTTCATCGACGAGCGCGGGACCGAGCCGCATTTCTTCACCGAGGAAGCGAAACGCGACGGCCGCGATCCGGAGAATTTCATCCAGAAGACCTATGAATACGGCCAGGCACACCAGCCGGTGCGCGAGCAGAAGAAGGTCGTCGGCCATGCCGTGCGCGCCACGTATCTCTATTCCGGCATGGCCGACATCGCCACGGAATACAACGACGACAGCCTGACGGCGGCGCTCGAAACGCTGTGGGACGACCTCACCGCGAAGCAGATGTACATCACCGGCGGCATCGGGCCGTCTGCCTCGAACGAGGGCTTCACCGACTATTACGACCTGCCCAACGACACGGCCTACGCCGAGACCTGCGCCTCCGTCGGCCTCGTCTTCTGGGCGAACCGCATGCTCGGCCGCGGCCCGGATCGCCGCTATGCCGACATCATGGAACAGGCGCTCTATAACGGCGCGCTGCCGGGCCTTTCGATCGACGGCAGGACCTTCTTCTACGACAATCCGCTCGAAAGCTCCGGCAAGCACCATCGCTGGAAATGGCATCATTGCCCCTGCTGCCCGCCCAATATCGCCCGTCTCGTGACCTCGATCGGTTCCTACATGTATGCGGTCGCCGAGGACGAGATCGCCGTGCATCTCTACGGCGAAAGCGCGGCGCGGCTGCAGCTTGCCAATGGCGCCAAGGTCGAGCTCAGGCAGACGACCAATTATCCCTGGGAAGGCGCGATCGCCTTCACGGCGAAGCTCGAGCGGGCGGCTAAATTCGCGCTGTCGCTGCGCATCCCCGAATGGGCGGAGGATGCGGCCTTGAGCATCAACGGCACGACGGTTGATCTGTCCGGCCTTGTCTCCGACGGCTATGCCCGCATCGAGCGCGAATGGGCGGACGGCGACCGCGTCGAGCTCGACCTGCCGCTCGAGCTTCGTCCGCAATATGCCAATCCGAAGGTCAGGCAGAATGCCGGCCGCGTCGCGCTGATGCGCGGACCGCTCGTCTATTGCGTCGAGGCGACCGACAATGGCGAGGACCTGAACGCGATCGTTCTCCCCCGCGAGCTTCCGGCCGCGGAGACCGCGGTGCTCAAGGAATTGAACGACGCCGTTGCCATCGACGTCGCGGTCGAGCGCGAGGAGACGGAGAATTGGGGCAAGACGCTCTACCGCAAGGAACCGGCCAAGCGCCGGCCTGCCAAGGCGCGCTTCGTGCCCTATCATCTCTGGGACAACCGTGCGCCGGGCGAGATGCTCGTCTGGGTGCAGTCGGACAAGTAG
- a CDS encoding OmpA family protein — protein MRNITLMSALTGYTRLLVGVAMLLTLAACNTTEIAALEEPAATPMTGQTNDPAPGFENVTAGSEEDFILNVGRRTYFTQDSATLDSVAMATLDKQAIWLNSNPRWLVKLQGFADDSGSASDMATLSQKRADAAMAYLVSKGVDANRMWAKGYGNDREVRDCTDRSCKVQNRRVVSNLRTERDSL, from the coding sequence ATGAGGAATATCACCCTGATGTCTGCTTTGACCGGATATACGCGGCTGCTTGTTGGCGTGGCCATGCTCCTGACACTCGCCGCCTGCAACACCACTGAAATCGCGGCGTTGGAAGAGCCGGCCGCGACGCCGATGACCGGACAAACCAACGATCCGGCGCCCGGTTTCGAGAATGTCACGGCCGGCAGCGAAGAGGATTTCATCCTGAATGTCGGCCGACGGACCTACTTCACGCAGGACTCGGCTACGCTCGATTCCGTCGCCATGGCAACGTTGGACAAGCAGGCCATCTGGCTCAACAGCAACCCGCGCTGGCTGGTCAAGCTGCAGGGATTTGCCGACGATTCCGGGTCCGCGTCAGACATGGCAACGCTGTCGCAGAAACGCGCCGACGCGGCGATGGCCTATCTCGTCTCGAAGGGCGTGGATGCCAACCGCATGTGGGCCAAGGGTTACGGCAACGACCGCGAGGTCCGTGACTGCACGGACCGCTCCTGCAAGGTGCAGAACCGGCGCGTCGTCTCCAACCTGCGCACCGAGCGCGACTCACTCTGA
- a CDS encoding ABC transporter ATP-binding protein — protein MANGSSNKSVVLSDVRKSYGSLEVIHGIDLTIEEGDFVVFVGPSGCGKSTLLRMIAGLEEVTEGEIAIKGRDVTDLDPSERGIAMVFQSYALYPHMSVRENLAFGLKMARTAAADIERRVAQASAILKIDHLLDRRPGQLSGGQRQRVAIGRAIVREPDVFLFDEPLSNLDAELRVSMRIEIARLHRELGNTMIYVTHDQTEAMTLADQIVVLRDGRIEQAGSPRDVYEDPANIFVAGFIGSPRMNFLEAEWLGQGTIRVGNATMRAGIDGSGLTSGEHLLLGIRPEHIAVAEPGPERITAQVEFSEYLGGTRYLYCQLEDGQSLVVEQREGPDWQAGERLSFAVPEERRRFFAKDSRRLR, from the coding sequence ATGGCGAACGGTAGCAGTAACAAGAGCGTCGTGCTCAGCGACGTGCGCAAGAGCTATGGCAGCCTAGAGGTGATCCATGGCATCGACCTGACGATCGAGGAGGGCGATTTTGTCGTCTTCGTAGGCCCGTCCGGCTGCGGGAAATCGACGCTTCTCCGGATGATCGCGGGGCTCGAAGAGGTGACCGAAGGCGAGATCGCCATCAAGGGCAGGGACGTGACCGACCTCGACCCTTCCGAGCGCGGCATCGCCATGGTCTTCCAGTCCTATGCGCTCTATCCGCATATGAGCGTGCGCGAGAATCTCGCCTTCGGGCTGAAGATGGCGCGCACGGCTGCGGCCGATATCGAGCGCCGCGTCGCGCAGGCGTCCGCGATCCTCAAGATCGACCATCTGCTCGACCGCCGTCCGGGTCAGCTTTCGGGCGGCCAGCGGCAGCGTGTGGCGATCGGCCGGGCGATCGTGCGCGAACCGGATGTCTTCCTATTCGATGAGCCGCTCTCCAATCTCGACGCGGAGCTTCGCGTCTCGATGCGCATCGAGATTGCCCGCCTGCATCGCGAGCTCGGCAATACTATGATCTATGTCACCCACGACCAGACGGAGGCGATGACGCTTGCCGATCAGATCGTCGTGCTCCGGGACGGGCGGATCGAGCAGGCGGGCAGCCCCCGCGACGTCTACGAGGACCCGGCCAATATCTTCGTCGCAGGCTTCATCGGCTCGCCGCGCATGAACTTCCTCGAAGCCGAATGGCTGGGCCAGGGGACGATCCGGGTCGGCAATGCGACGATGCGGGCCGGCATCGATGGCAGCGGCCTGACCTCCGGCGAGCACCTGCTCCTCGGGATCAGGCCGGAGCACATCGCGGTTGCGGAGCCGGGGCCTGAACGCATCACGGCACAGGTCGAGTTCTCGGAATATCTCGGCGGAACGCGCTATCTCTATTGCCAACTCGAAGACGGCCAGAGCCTCGTCGTCGAACAGCGCGAGGGGCCTGACTGGCAGGCCGGGGAGAGGCTTTCCTTCGCCGTGCCCGAGGAGCGCAGGCGCTTCTTTGCCAAGGACAGCCGTCGCCTGCGGTGA
- a CDS encoding LacI family DNA-binding transcriptional regulator gives MSVSTVSKALNGNGRMADDTRERIKRMAAEIGFRPNALARGLLSNRSFTVGLLTNDTYGRFTLPVMAGISEALVDHGVSVFLCAIEDDPALGKVHVNAMLDKQVDGIIATGKRVDRSLPVDLARLPVPVVYAFTKGEPGSVTLTADDRHGATLATEWLKEIGRKRLLHITGPKDFVSAVERAEAFREMAGRNAPVLHGVWSEAWGHEAIERIWDDGDEKPDGIFCGNDQIARGVVDALRERGVKVPEDVSVIGFDNWEIMAAQTRPPLTTVDMNLKELGREAGLMVLALAEGRAIEPGLRKLPCKLVVRESCGGRDRRN, from the coding sequence GTGAGCGTTTCGACCGTGTCGAAGGCGCTCAACGGCAATGGCCGCATGGCGGACGACACGCGTGAGCGGATCAAGCGGATGGCGGCGGAGATCGGCTTTCGGCCGAATGCGCTGGCGCGAGGGCTCCTCAGCAACCGCAGCTTCACCGTCGGTCTTCTGACCAACGACACCTATGGCCGCTTCACGCTTCCGGTCATGGCCGGCATCTCCGAGGCGCTGGTGGATCACGGCGTATCGGTCTTCCTCTGCGCCATCGAAGACGATCCGGCGCTCGGAAAAGTCCATGTCAACGCCATGCTGGACAAGCAGGTGGACGGCATCATCGCGACAGGCAAGCGGGTCGACAGGTCTCTCCCGGTCGATCTCGCTCGTCTGCCGGTGCCGGTGGTCTATGCCTTCACCAAGGGCGAACCCGGCAGCGTGACGCTGACCGCGGATGATCGCCATGGTGCCACACTCGCGACGGAGTGGTTGAAGGAAATCGGCCGCAAGCGGCTGCTGCACATCACTGGGCCCAAGGATTTCGTCTCCGCCGTCGAACGCGCCGAGGCGTTCCGCGAGATGGCGGGCCGCAATGCGCCGGTTCTGCACGGCGTCTGGTCCGAGGCCTGGGGCCACGAAGCGATCGAGCGGATCTGGGACGATGGTGACGAGAAGCCCGACGGCATCTTCTGCGGCAACGACCAGATCGCCCGCGGCGTCGTCGACGCTTTGCGCGAGCGCGGCGTGAAAGTGCCGGAGGATGTCTCCGTCATCGGTTTCGACAATTGGGAGATCATGGCGGCGCAGACGCGGCCGCCGCTTACGACCGTCGACATGAATCTCAAGGAGCTCGGCCGGGAGGCCGGGCTGATGGTGCTCGCGCTTGCGGAGGGACGCGCAATCGAACCGGGGCTGCGCAAGCTGCCCTGCAAGCTCGTCGTAAGAGAATCCTGCGGAGGCAGGGATCGTAGGAACTGA